The genomic interval GAGAATCCAACGATGCCTCGCTGAGATGGACAATAGCGGGGATGGTGGCGACCGCCCTCGTGACCGGCTGCGGCAGCCAGCCTGGCCCGACGGCTGACTCCCCCGAAATGCCTGCTTTTGTCCGTAGAGACGGTAGCAGAATTGCCAACATTGGCCCACCTTGGCGGCTGGTCATTGGTCGATAACCGCCATATTCCCTGCCTCGTGGCGTTCGCCAGCGGCCGGCGTGAGGTTGTTCAGCCGTTCGACCTGCTGGGGGCTCAGCTCGATGCGGTCGGCGGCCGTGTTCTCCTCGACGCGGGCGACCCGCTTGGTGCCGGGAATCGGGGCGATGTCGTCGCCCTGCGCGAGCAGCCAGGCCAGAGCGATCTGGGCCGGTGTCGCACTCAATTCGGCGGCAACGGCCTCAACTTCGTCCACGATGCGCAGGTTGCGCTGGAAGTTCTCGCCGGTGAAGCGCGGGTTGGTCTTGCGCCAATCGTCGTCGGAGAGCTGCTCGGGCGAGCGAATCTCGCCGGTGAGAAAGCCGTGGCCGAGTGGCGAGTATGGCACGAAGCCGATGCCCAGCTCGCGGAGCAGCGGCAGCAGTTCGGCCTCGGGGTCACGGGTCCATAGGGAGTACTCGGTCTGCAACGCAGCGACCGGATGTACGGTGTGAGCGCGTCGGATGGTAGCGGGACCCGCCTCGGAAAGGCCGATGTGTCGGACCTTGCCCTCGGCAACCAGCTGGGCAAGAGCCCCAACGCTGTCCTCAATGGGCGTATTCGGGTCCACCCGGTGCTGATAGTACAGGTCGATGTGGTCGGTGCCGAGCCGCTTCAGGGAGCCCTCGACCGCGACGCGGATGTTCGCTGGGCTGCTGTCCAGGACGCCCTGCCCTGCGCCGCCGTGTGAGATGATCCCGAACTTCGTCGCCAATACCACCTGGTCGCGGCGACCCCTGATCGCCCGGCCGACAAGCGCCTCGTTGTGGTATGGGCCGTAGATTTCGGCGGTGTCGAGGTGAGTGACACCCAGGTCCAGCGCCTTGTGGATGGTTCGAATCGACTCTGTCTCGCTGCCCTCCCCGATGTTGTAGTAGCCGGACATTGACATGGCACCAAGTCCTATCCGGGATACGTCGAGGCCGCCAATCGAGATGTGTTTCATGCAGGTGTGACTCCGTTTTCTAAGCTGGTTCCCGGCAGGGCGTGCCGCGCGGGCGGGATTGTCTTCGACTGGGAGAATCCGTAGGACGCGACAAGGGACCGCCGGGCAGTTGCCTCAGAACTTGACCCGCCTGGCTGAATAAGTAGCCCCCTCATTATTCGGGGAGCGGTACCAGCACACCCACCGCATCGAGGAGGGCGTCCGCCATAAGCGGTTTCGGGAGGTAGGGGCCCCAGGGCTCCGCGGTCGTGCCAAAGTACGCCCATCGCCAGGGTGTGATCCACAGAGACATCAAGCCGGAGAACCTCCTCCTCTACCAGGGTGAGCCGATGGTTGCCGACTTCGGCATAGCGCGGGCCGCGGCAAGCGCGCGTCGGGAGCGTCTCACCGAGACGGGGCTCTCGCTCGGCACCCCGACCTACATGAGTCCCGAACAAGCAAGCGCTTCCGGCAAACTGGAATCGCGCAGCGACCAATACAGCCTGGCCTGGAGATGCTGGCGGGCGAGCCACCGTACAGCGGACCCACCGCGCAGGCGATCATCGCCAAGCGCTTCAGCGAACCAGTGCCGCACCTGAGCACAGTGCGGATGGTATCAGCCGCGGTGCAGGCTGCGGTGACCCGGGCGCTGGCGAAGGCACCGGCGGACCGGTACGGAAGCGTTGCCGAGTCTGCGCAGGCGCTCGAGCGGCCCGCGTCCCCCAAGCGATGGTACGCCACGCGCCGAATGGCCGCCCTCGTAGGCGGCATGACAGTGCTCGGGTGCGAGTCCAAACCTTCGGCGCGGTGAGCGTCCCGAATGGCCGCCACTCGACGCGAGAGGATTGTCGCTTTCACTCCGTCCCTCGCCTGGGAGCGGTCGGACATTACTTCTAGCCCACCCAGGATTCGCTGGCGGGCAGAGTTCGACAAGAAGGGTCGGGAGCGACTTGTCCCGATGCCCGAGAGCCTAGTCCAGGAGCTACGGCAACAGCTAAGTCGTTGCCGGGCTTCATTGCCCTCCTGGGCTTGAACCAGGACTCTCCTGATCCAGAGTCCTTCCGCCCAGGCAGACATTTCCGACAACTTGTTGGGATTCGGCCACTTTCCGAGCATCGGTGCCCGCTTTCCAGCCGTAGTTTGCCCGCTTGTGCCCGGAGAAACTACGGCAAAACTACGGCGCTGCCGCCCTTCGGTAGCGCCCCTGCTTCGCCCCGAACACGACCTAGGTGGTCAAGCGGATCTCTAGGGAGAAGGATCACCTGCCGGCCAAGCCCAGGTTGACGGGTCAGGTGGCCGGCTGCATATCCCTAGGACTCCCTACTCATGCCCTCCAGAGAGGGATCATGCGAAGCCGTTGCCGAACCCGGACGTTGCTCTGGCTGGGAATCGGGCTCTGGCACGCAGGTGCCCTCGAAGCCCAGGGTGTCACCAGCGCCGCCGTGCAAGGTACCATCGTCGCGGCCGACAGCGTTCCGGTTCCGGACGCCACCGTGCTGGCCACCAACACCTCGAACGGCGAGCGCTGGCAGACAGTCACCCAGGCGAATGGTCGCTTCTTCCTCGAGCATGTCTCAGTGGGGGGGCCGTACCGGATCGACGTTCGGGCTGTCGGCTTCGAGCCGGCGCAGGCCACCGGCGTTTTCCTGTCGCTGGGAGAGCGGTTCACGGCCGATTTCAGACTCCACTCGGCCGCGTACCAGCTGGAGCAGGTCACCGCGCACGCGACTGTAGACCCCCTCATCAATGCAGCGCGCACCGGCCCCTCCCAGATCCTCTCCGACTCCACCATCGCCCGCCTTCCGGCGCACCGCGACTTCACCGAGCTCGCACGACTGGCGCCGCAGGTCAATCTCGGGGTCTTCGCGCTGTCGTTCGCCGGCCAACCCGACCGGTTGAACGGGCTGCAGGTCGATGGCACCACGAACAACGACCTGTTCAATACCAACGAGACCGGCAACGGGACGATCGGTGGTTTCGGCGACCTGACCGCGCTCAACCTCGAAGCCATCGAGGATCTGCAAGTCCTCACCGCACCCTTCGACGTCCGCTACGGAAACTTCACTGGTGGGCTGGTCAACGCGGTGACGAAATCGGGATCGAACCGGCTCGAGGGGACGGTGTACGGGTATGCCGAGAACCAGAGCCTTACCGGCGGCGATGCCGCGGGACATCGCGCGGCCGACTTCACCCGCACCGAGCTCGGTCTCACGCTCGGCGGGCCCATCGTACGGGACCGCCTGGCGTTCTTCATCAACGCGGGCGTCCGGCGTCAGGACAACCCTCTACCCTTTCCTGCACCGAGTCCCGACTCGACCGGCGGCGCGGACTCGGTCGGCGTGGGGATCCGCTACGCCACCGCGGTGAGGTTCCGGGATATCCTGCGGAATACCTACGGCGTCGACGCCGGCACCTTCACGAGCATTCC from Gemmatimonadales bacterium carries:
- a CDS encoding carboxypeptidase regulatory-like domain-containing protein is translated as MRSRCRTRTLLWLGIGLWHAGALEAQGVTSAAVQGTIVAADSVPVPDATVLATNTSNGERWQTVTQANGRFFLEHVSVGGPYRIDVRAVGFEPAQATGVFLSLGERFTADFRLHSAAYQLEQVTAHATVDPLINAARTGPSQILSDSTIARLPAHRDFTELARLAPQVNLGVFALSFAGQPDRLNGLQVDGTTNNDLFNTNETGNGTIGGFGDLTALNLEAIEDLQVLTAPFDVRYGNFTGGLVNAVTKSGSNRLEGTVYGYAENQSLTGGDAAGHRAADFTRTELGLTLGGPIVRDRLAFFINAGVRRQDNPLPFPAPSPDSTGGADSVGVGIRYATAVRFRDILRNTYGVDAGTFTSIP
- a CDS encoding aldo/keto reductase, which codes for MKHISIGGLDVSRIGLGAMSMSGYYNIGEGSETESIRTIHKALDLGVTHLDTAEIYGPYHNEALVGRAIRGRRDQVVLATKFGIISHGGAGQGVLDSSPANIRVAVEGSLKRLGTDHIDLYYQHRVDPNTPIEDSVGALAQLVAEGKVRHIGLSEAGPATIRRAHTVHPVAALQTEYSLWTRDPEAELLPLLRELGIGFVPYSPLGHGFLTGEIRSPEQLSDDDWRKTNPRFTGENFQRNLRIVDEVEAVAAELSATPAQIALAWLLAQGDDIAPIPGTKRVARVEENTAADRIELSPQQVERLNNLTPAAGERHEAGNMAVIDQ